GAGCCCCTCCCTCAAATCTCAGACCCcatctatgtgtgtgtatgagagagagagagaaagagagagagagagagagagagagagagaaagagagagagagagagagagagagagagagatctttctTGCCCTTCCACACTGGAGCACACACTTCCCCTCCCCATGATTCTGACTGCAAAGTCAGTTCCCATTCCTATGTTTTACAGAGAGAACAACTGTGGCTGCAAAAGTTCCCTAATTCTCACCCAGTGAACTAAGGGTACATGCAGCCTTGGGTCTAGGCTGCTTTCATCTCAGCCATGGAGCCCTCCAAGGCTGCTCATGGAGCAGAAAATGCAGGGCAGGAAGAAGCACCCCTAGGTGCAGGGGGAATCTCAGGTGACCCTAGAGGTACTGTGTGGCCTCCCTAGAAAGgatttttgtcatttggattctAGTGAGGGGACACATATTTCTAATATAGAGATGACTACAACAGTTCCCTGCAGGAAGCTCTGGATAGCACAACTCTGCGCACACCAGGACACTGTGAGCCTGAGGGTCCCACAGATCAGCTGCCACTGGAGACAGCAAAGATGGTTTCCATGGAGGAGGGCatcctttccccttcctctccaCCACAGCAGTCTCCTTTTAACCTGCAGCTCCGACTTTCTGGCTAGTATATGCACACGCAAGCAGGGAGGGAAGCAAGCAAGCacatatgtgtacacacacacacacacacacacacacacaaattcgcATGCACTCAGGTTCCCCAGAACTCTCAAATGCAGAAGACAGCAGTGGGCTTTCAGACCACAAGGGAGTGTTCCTGTTGACTTTCTTCTCCCCTCTGGAGCCAAGGCTTCTCTTCCAGATTCTCCTTCTCCCACTTAACTCCCCATTTCATAGCACAGTTCTTTGGACAATTACTAtccattctcattttttaaaactttgtacATATAGTGCTTTCTCTAATCAATGATCtctaaggaagggagggaggagtgagatgacaacatgtggtgtgtgtgtgtgtgtgtgtgtgtgtagggggagagggttttgtgtgtgtgtgtgtatgtgtgtgtagaggGGGAGAGGGTTCCATTCAAGAATCTCCCCAATAAACAAACTAAGCCTAGATGCTGAGAACTAATAAAGGACCCTTTCTCTCCTCCAGTTCACGCAGACCTGAGTCCACCAAAAATTCAAGAACCAAAATATCCCCAACTAGTTGGGGACTTGTCCAGGCAGTACAGTCCTCCTTTGTTATAAGACAAGTGGGTCCCCAATACCTTATACTATGCTTCTAAAACACACGTGTGTAGGTGAAATATGGACTCTTAAGGAACCCATCAAGTGTGTGTTTCCTGACTCAGCTCCACAAGGCTAGGAGCAGTGTTCGAATCACTGCCCAGTGACTATTATTTCAGAAGGCAGAGTTACCCTTGCACTGAAAGTGCTGTGATTCACTGGAAACCCCAAAAGCTTTGGGGAATTAACGGCTTGCTTCCCTGAAGTTTGGCATACAAAGTCCAGACAGGCTACCCACTAGAGACTTGCCACTTCCAGGAGCCCAGAGCTGAAAGGGCACATTCTATTCTGCCAGGCAGGGACCCAGGCTGCCAAGTCTCCCCTTCGCATGCTTGCAGACCTGGATGGGGAAGGGAGCTCCTTTTTGCTCTATCTTCTCCACGTGTCTTCCTGACTTCTTTTTTAGGGATGGGGGAAAGAATAACATGGATGTTGGGCAAGGCAGTAGTGTCAGTTGTGTGGGTTGCTCTACACGAAACTTCGTTTTATTGGCACAAATGTTCCCCAGATTATGAGATGTGGAAGTGTAACATGAAAGTGCATTGGCATGAGGAAAGCAGGTCCTGTAAATACCAACCAAAGTGTCATAATAAATGTCTCTGTTTGTATCAAGTGTTACacatttgtctattttttaatgTCACGAACAGAGCTCTTTGCAGCCCCCTGCTgatgagaagaagaaaggaggaagaaccGGGAACTCTGAATTGGAAGATAGCTGGAGTCAATcaactttttatatttcttttgcctTAGAAATAAGTGACTGGTGTTTACTACGAGGTGAATATGTTCTTAGAGAGAGCAATGGAGAACACTGAACGGGCACAAAATTATCCACAGGAGCGAATCGCTAGAAATCTGACTTGTTTCCCCTCTTTGACACTTGTTTGGTGTTTTTTCCTGCTAAGTTTTTCCTTCCCGCCTTGGCAGGCGAGCAAAGCCACTGTGTCCTCGTCCTGAACAAACCTTCCGATCGCTTCCCTTTCCTTGGCTGCTGCAAGCATCCCTGGCGCACACATCAGTTCAGTCCGTGGCTAAGACCCATTGGCTGCAGACCCATTTCTAAAGCCAGCGAGCGCTCGTCCACGAATCATCTGGGTCTGGGAGGCAGGTGCAACGGTTCGGAATACACTACACTGTCTTTTTAACTCCAGTTTCTCTGAAATGACAGTCCTCCGAAAGCTCTCCCTCTTCACCGAAGCCAGCCCTTCTCAGAGAGGGTTTTGCTGGGTTTTCCCAGCAAAGAAACTGCCTCTCCAGGATGAGACAGGCGGGAAACTTGCTGAGATGGAGCACAAGGTCAGACCATAGACTAGTTCCCGAATCCTGTCACTCAGATATCGGGAGACATAATCGGACAGAAATCGGACAGACACCGGGCTCCACAGAACCTCTCTGGAACTCCCAAAATTCTCTTTTTCGAGTTGCAAGCGGCATCGCCGGGGCTCTCGCCCTCCCCGTCCCCTAGGGTCCTCTCACCTCGAGCCCCAAACGCACCCGCTGCCCCAGGCTACAAGCTGCCGAGCACAGCCAGCCAGCAGCCGGTGCCCGAGGACACGAACGCCCTCCTCCCGCTAGACGCCGCCGCCGCCCCTCAGCACCTCGTCTGGTCACCTGGCAGCTGCAGTCCCCGTTCTCCCCGAACCTGAGCATCCTCTCCGCAAAGCGCCGAGAATCAACAAGTCAGCCCCAAACTGGGCGCTCCGGCCCGGCCCTACCCGACCCGTGGGTCCCGGGCTCGGTCTCCGTTTCGGCGGGTCCCCCGGCGCCCCCGCAGCTGTCGGCGCGCGGGAGGGGACTGGCCAGCCGACCTGCCGCGCGCCCGGCCGCGCCCGGCGCCCCCGAGTCTCCTCCGCTCCGCGATCCGAGCCAGGGAGCGCGCGGGGTCGGGCTCCCCCTGGGCGGGCGAGGGGCCCCAGCTCCGCGCTTCGAGCGAAGCCTTCCGCTCCCGGGCGCGCCCGCAAGTTTCCCGCGCAGCCCCCCGCACCGGCTGCAGAGCTCGGCTCGGCCCGGGAAGGacgcgcggcggcggcggcggcagccgAAGCCTCCCGCACGGCGGAGCCGGAGCCGCTCGCTGCCCAAGCTCCGCGCGCCGCGTCGGGCCAAAGCTCGGCGCCCAGCCGGTGCGAGCTCCGGGTCCGCGACCCCACTGGCGCTTGCGGCTCGCAGGTGCACCGGGGAGCCGGGTCCCGCCGAGCCGCCCCGCGGAGCAGAGGAAACTCGCCGACACCCACCTTGAGCCGCGAGGAGGCGGCGCCGCCGACcgtccccgccgccgccgccgccgctgctccCCACGCCCAGGGCCAGCAGGAGCGGCCACAGGCACCAGCTCGCGGGCTGCATCCTCGCCGCCTTCGCCTTCGCCTTCGCCTTCGCCGTGCCGCCGCCCGCCGGGTCGCCTCGCTGCGAGTGCGCTGACAGCGCCGCCCCGCCCGctcgcccgccgcccgccgcccgccgctcGCCGGCAGCCGCTGCGCTCGCTCTCGGGCGCTCTCTGGACCCCGAGCGGCTCCGGCTCGCCCGGACGGCCGTGACGTCACGCGCGGGGAGGCTCGTGGCTCCCGCATGTGCATGACGCGGACCGCGCGCCGCCCCCGCGACCCGGCCGTCCTCCGCCGGCCGCGCGCTCCCCGGCCACCCCCGGGGACCCCCGCCGACCACTGCGGGCCTGGGGTCCTGGCGATGCCGAGGGCGCGCGGGGCCCGGCCTGCCACGCCCTCGTGGGGGGCCTCCGATCTGGGCTCTGCGCTCTGGGGTCGCCGGCCTTGGGAGGACGCGGAGGGCTCCGGAGCTGGAAAGCCGGAGATCTGCTCCTACGGGGCGCGGGGCGCACCCCTCGGGGACCTAGGGGGGTCTCTGGCGCTGGCGCAGAGCGTTCCTCAGAGGCCTATGGGGGAGCCGGGTGCGGGGCTTGGCGCGGCTGCCGTGGGGACCCCCTTGCTGAAACTTAACCCAGAGACGGGCGCTCAGGCAGCAAGTTGCCCCCTTTACGGAAAGCAGGCAGGAAGCTCCTTGCCGCGCTTGGCCTTGGGTAGAAGCCCTGCTGGGCTCTAGTAAGAGCCCCTGGACCGTCCCCCACTAGCCTGGACCTCCACCACACAGTTCCTATAGAATGATGAAGAGTAGATGAAGAAACGCTCCAGATACAACCTTgcgtgttttcttttcttttctttttctttttttttggtattggggcattcaagggttactcctggctctctgcccagaaatcgctcctggcaggcttcaggaccacatgagatgccaggaatcgaacctgtgtccattctggtttggccctgtgcaaggcaaactccctaccgctatgctatctctccaggctccttGCGTTTTTTTCTATACGCCCATCACCCATATTTCGGGATCATGGAGAACAGAGCGAGGCCCAGCGAGCCTTTCTTTGGGCCCAGTCCATTTCCTGAGCAGCAAACAACAGGTTGCTGGGCGAGGGTGGTCTCAGACAGAGGACGAGAGAGTTTCCGGCCCGCAAAGCCTTTGTTCGTGTCTGAGAAGCGAGAGAGGGCAGTAAAACACAATTATGATCCTGTGTGTTATGATCCCGCAATTCTTTACAGTGTCAGACAGAAGCCTTATACAAATCAATTAACAAAATGTATCTGTTGCAACGATGTCAAAACAGCGTGCGATAATTAATAACGGTAGTTTGGGGTACTCAACAAAACCATAAAATCCATTAGCAGCCTCTGTGCGGCTCAGCCCCCAGTGCCACCCTGGCAGCTCACCCAGAGTCTCTGCTGCTGGGAAGACCGAGTCCCCGGCGTTTTCCAGGTGCCGAGAAGGGCTTGTGGAGCAGCTGTGGAGCGTGGCAGCTGCAGGCCTGCACAGACTGGCCCCAGCCCTTGGCCTGCAGGTACTCTGTAAGCCATTCTACCAAACTCTCCACTCCTACTCTCACTCACCCAGGAGGCATTGGAGGTTCTGGGAAGTTGTGGGATGTGAGGTGCTCCTTtgcctaagccaggagcgatttctgagcgcatagcgaggagtaacccctgagcatcaccgggcatggccgaaaaaaggagggagggaggaaggaaggaaggaaggaaggaaggaaggaaggaaggaaggaaggaaggaaggaagggagggagggagggagggagggagggagggagggagggagggagggagggagggagggaggaaggaaaggagggaggaaggaaaggagggaggaaggaaggaagggaggaagggaaaggagggaggaagggaaggaaggaaggagggagggaaggaaggaaggaaggaaggaaggaaggaaggaaggaaggaaggaaggaaggaaggaaggaaggaaggaaggaaggaaggaaggaaggaaggccaaTAGCAACACCTTAACCCTTTTCCTGTGTGGTATCAGGATCCAAAGAGCATAAAAGCAAAACCAGAATCTGAGCTACGCAAATTGGAAtgggactgggggtgggggggaggggaatagaataaataaaggagaaacattctcttgttttcttttcaaagATATGTCTGCATCTCCTTCATTTTCTCTAAAATGCAGCTATATCTTTCTGACCCTTGACATCATGTTACCTGTCTTCATGAGGACCAGTTgattagacttaaaaattataaatggaatTGCAAAAGCAAGTCCAGAGAAATACTAACAAGGGTtaaagggcttgccttgcactcagctgacttcCACCCCTGGCACCAAATACAATCCTCAGAATACCacgaggagtgatccttgaacaaagagtgaagagtaaggcttgagcactgccagatgtgtccaaaagacaaaaaataaaaataaataaaaaaaaaccttgaatgcAGACATATAACgagaaagcacaaaaataaaaaagcacattcCTACGAGTGGTGGGTCATCAGAAAGAACATGGCAGAGAGGACAACAGGTGTGAGCTAGAGGCCACAAGGCCAGGCTTTGGTCTACCTCTTCCTACAGCAATGGAGTCGGGGTAATGCCCACAAGAAAGGCCCAGTACACTACAGCAACCCCTGGATCTTGCCTCTCTGACTCCATCCCCTAGGGATGAGCTTTGAAACCTCAACTCAGAGTCTACCTGTGTGGGATAGTCAGACAGTAATGctatgtttcttcctttttcctaggacAACTTGTACCACTATAGGAGCAGCCTAGAATATGCTGCAGATGGATGAGAAATGTCACAGGGCAAAGTCACTGGAGGCTGGTCAGCACCAACTGCTGGCCACAGAAACATGAACAAGTCCAGCCAAGACTAGTTCAAGCCTGGCACAAATCAGATCCGCTCAGCTGACTCAGATAAAATCCCAGTGATAAATGGTTGCCCATCAAGCCACACTGGAGGCAGTTGGTTCATGAGCATCAAAATGAATTGCTTAAGGTCATGGCAAGAAGTAAATGGCAAGAAGTGTAGCCTGCTACATAGTGAAAATTCAAATGCTgtaaaactctctctctctttctctctcctctctctctcctttttctctcctctcaccctTACTTCTAA
This window of the Suncus etruscus isolate mSunEtr1 chromosome 6, mSunEtr1.pri.cur, whole genome shotgun sequence genome carries:
- the LOC126011833 gene encoding calsyntenin-2-like; the protein is MHMREPRASPRVTERPRASAAAAGERRAAGGGRAGGAALSAHSQRGDPAGGGTAKAKAKAKAARMQPASWCLWPLLLALGVGSSGGGGGGDGRRRRLLAAQVNKHKPWIETSYHGVITENNDTVILDPPLVALDKDAPIPFAGKMTAWAC